The genomic DNA CGAGACAATGACCACCGGCAGCGTGAGCAGCGCCATGGTGAGGCTCGCCCACAAAATGCACGGCTGGCCCCATACGAGCTGGCCCTGGGGCGTGAAAAGCCGGTCCATGTTGCGGCCCACGAACTGGATAAAAAAGCCGAGGCCGAACAGGCCGAACACGATGGACGGGATGCCGGCAAGGGTGTTCACGGCGAACCGGATGCTTTTGGCGATCCACGACCCCTGCTTCACGTATTCGGCAAGGTAGATCGCGGTGACGGTTCCCACGGGCACGCCGACTATTGACATAATAAGAACGAGGAAGAACGTGCCCACGATGGCGGGGAAAATCCCGCCCGCGGTCATGCCCTGCGCGGGCGCGGCGGTGAGGAACGTCCAGGTCATCATGCGGTGGCCGCCGATGACGATGGTCCCCATCACGAAAAACACCACGGCGATGATGCCGAACGCGCAGAGCCCGGTGAGGGCGACGATGCCGGCGCCGGCGGCTTTTTTCCCGAGCGTCATGATGCGCTCCCCCTGAACCGTTTCATGAGCCGCTGCCGCACCACCAGCTCGGCGACCGCGTTGAGCGAAAACGAAAAGATGAACAGGCACACGCCGATGAAGAACAGCACGTTGTAATGCGCGTCGCCGAACACCACCTCGGCCATTTCAGCGCCGATGGTGGCGGACATGGTGCGCACCGGCTCGAACAGGTTCGGCGACAGGAGCGCGGCATTGCCCGTTGCCATGAGCACGATCATGGTTTCGCCGAAGGCGCGGCCCAGGCCGAGCAGAAACGCGGCGAAAATCCCGGGCGTCGCGGCTGGTAAAAGAACGTAGAGCGATGTCTCCCATTTTGAAGCGCCGAGCGCGTAGCTCGCCTCCCTCATGGTTTTCGGGAGCACGTTGATCGAGTCTTCGGCAACCGTATAAATTATCGGGATCACGGCAAGTGAAAGCGCTATTCCGCCGGTGAAGGCATTGAGGCGGTAGTGCAGGTGAAACACACTCTGAAAAAACGATGCAAGCACCGTGAGCGCGAAAAAACCGATCACCACCGAGGGGAACCCGGCCAAAATCTCTATCACCGGCTTCATGATCTCCTTTGCCCATTTCGGCGCGAACGTTGAAGTGAACAATGCCGCAAGAATCGCAACGGGAAAGGCAAAGCCCATGGACACGAGGGTGACCTTGATGCTGCCCACGATAAGGGAAATGATGCCGTACCGCGGATTGTTCGACACCGGCATCCACGCGGCGTCGAAAATTTTCTTGAGCGTCACCTTGCCGATGTCGTCGCTGGCCGTGCCGAGCACGAGCGGCAGGGATTCCCGGAACACGAAAATGAGGATAAGGATGATGAAGAAAATCGACACGAACGCGACGGCGGCCAGCAGCTTTTCCGCCGCAAATTCAAGGGGCCTGATGCGGGGCCTGGTGCGGAGCGTGCGGGTCATGGTATCGGTGCCGGCCATTAGCGATCTTTCTTTATTGTCAATGACAGATAATTCCTAATTTTTGAATTTGTCTTGTCACATGAAAAAGATTTCACCGCAGAGATGCAGAGGACGCAGAGAAGAGAAAACACAAATTGCGGTTAATAGGACATTTATTTCGTGATTTCAAGTATCATTATTCTTCTCTGTATTTTTTCTCTGCGCTCTCCGCGCCTCTGCGGTGAATTTTATTTACTTCACCGGGAAATACCCCACCTTGGTCACGATCGCCTGTCCCTCGTCGCCGAGCGTCCAGTCGATGAAGTTCTTCACATCGCCCACCGGCCGCGCGCGCGTATACATGTACAGGTACCGCGTGATCGGGTACTGGTCGGCCTTGATGGTCTCCGGCGTCGGCTCGTATGCCTGCGAATTCGCGTCCTTCTTCACCTTGAGGACCTTCACGCCCTTCGCATACGCCGCGCCGCCGTAGCCGATGCCTTCCTTGTCTTTCGCGACCGCGTTCACCACCGCCGCCGTGCCCGGAAGGCTCTGCATCGTGGGGCTGTAGTCTTTTCCGTCAAGAACATTATCACGGAAATAGACGTAGGTTCCCGAACTGTTTTCGCGTCCGTAAAGTACGATCTTTGCGTCCTCTCCTCCGACATCCTTCCAATTGGTGACTTCGCCCAAATATATCGCCTTGATCTGGGCAATCGTCAACTCGGATACGCCGTTGGCCTCATTGAGGTAAAGGGTGATCCCGTCCTTTGCCGCCTTGGTCTCGAAGCTGAGCGCATTGAACCGGGCCTTAATTTTCTCAACCTCGCTGTTCTTGATGGGCCGCGACGCGTCGGCGATGTCGGTGGTGCCGTTGATGAGTGCGGAGAGTCCGACCCCCGAGCCGCCGCCGGTCACCTGGACCGTGACGTCGGGATGCTTAGCCATGTACTCCTCCGCCCAGCGCTGGGCGAGGATCACCATGGTATCGGACCCTTTGACTGTGATCACTTTCTTTCCCGCCGCGGCGATAATACCCACGGCGCCAACAAGGCACAGGCTTGCGACCAGTACCGTTTTTGTAAGATGCTTCATGATCATTCCTCCTTATAGTTTGTTTGCGTTTTCACTTCCGGGTCAGAATTTTACCTGTATTCGCGCGGTCAGAAGGTTGTCGGTGAGGTCATTCGTGTACTTTGCCAAGCCGCCGATCGGGTTTGTCAGCTTTTCGTTCTGGTTGAATTCATAGAACAGCATGCATCGAATGTTTGTGGCCCATGGAACGTACCAGAGAAGGCCGAGCCCAAAGGTATTGTACGCTATGTCGGCAGCCGTAAGGTTGGGTTTCACCGCAGACTTTGTTGTATCAAAATCCGTGCCAGTCACGGCGGTATTTGGGTCATAGATATCATACTTTAAAACCAACTGCAGGCTCGCGGGATCGATGTTCTGTATGAAATACGCATACCAGCCCATGGCGTTTCTTTGGTAAATCGAACTCGTGGTTTGCGTGCCGTAGGTCACCGCGGGTGTGCCCGCGATGGCATTGGCAATGCTGTTGTTCGTTGCGTAATACTGGCTTGATCCTGCCGTACCGGGCTGTTTGCCGGCCACATATTCGCCCTTTATGCAGGTCCCGCCGATGACGGGAGTCGCATAAGTGAATTGAATGTCCCCGCCATAATATTCGCGAAGGAAATTCTCGTTGAACTTGGTATTGGCGTTCGCCACCCACATATTCCCGGACATCGCATAGTTCTTTCCAACTTTCCCGGTGGTGTCGGTGCTCTGCACCTGTCCGTAGTATCCGGACACGCCGCCCGAAATCGAGACCCCGGCGTTGGGGAGGTTGAAATTTACGCCGAGACGGCCGATGACGTCCTTGTAACCGTCGTTTTCGTCAAGGATGTTCGTCTGCCCGTTGAAAACGCCGACCTTGGCGTTGAGCCAGGAGGCCGGGCCGTCTTCCTGCGCGAATTCCAGCATCGCCCCGAGATCTTTTTCCTTGGGGAAGAACGTGCCGATCACCCTGGAACGTTCAGGCGATTCGAGCTGGCTCGAAGAGTAATGCACTTCGTAGCCGAACGGCCTGTCCTGCGAACCGACGGTGAGAGCGAAGGACTTGAGCCACGGATCCTTGAACATCGCGTAAACATCCTTGATCACAATGCCGTCTTGGGTGGCATCCAATTCGAGTACATATTGGGAAAGTCCAGCATCGTACGTCGTTTTAACACGCCCGCGCTTGATCAGAAAACGGTCGGTCACGGCCTTGTTCGATCCATCCACAACGCCGGCGGTATCGCCGCGGACCCATTGCGCCTGGATGTAACCGGAAACCTTAATTTTGCTCAGCGCGCCCACCGTTGCCTTGGTTTCCGCATAACTCTCATTGATCCCGTCAACTTCGCCCTTGATTTTCTCTACCTGTTCTTTCAGCGTATCCGCGGACGCCGCAGGCTGGGCAGCAGTCTCGATCTGGAGCTGTGCCGCAGAAGCGCTGTCTTTCTGCTGCGCCGCAAACATGGCGGCCGGAAACAGCATCGCCGCGATCATCATCGTTACTTTTTTCATGAATCCTCCCATGGTGATTTGTTTTTTTTCTTTTTACAAGCCGGTTACTGATGGCGAATAATTTCGTTTCCCCTTGCCCCCTTTCTTATCCCCATTTTCACGCCATCCCTCCTGTAAACCTAGGGTGGATTCAATGTAAAAGATGGCTGCTGCTGGTTTTAATTTTGTTAGGGAATTGTTAAAATTGTGTTAGCGTGACCACTGTTTTCATTATTCCATAATTATTTGTCGGGAAAATCGCCTTCCTTCCCGGCAACACGTTTTCCGAACGCTTATAAAATCGCCGCGTAATGTGATTGCAAAATGCGGATTTGATTAGTTTTTTGTTATGACGCCGGAGGGCACCGAGGTGGGCGGGAGACTGGACGGTATGGCGATAACCGATTGCACTTTGCAGGTAGGAAAAAGGGATGCCAACGTTCTAAGGTTAAGCGTCATCGGGCGGAAAACCCCATGATCACGATTTCATCAGAAGCGAATCCGGCATGTTGTTGATGTAGCGCCAGGTCATTATTTTCTCTGGGTAGCGCGACACCACGCCGTCAACGCCCATGGCCTCCAGGAGGTAATAATCCTCCACGGCATTGACATCCGGCACAACCACTTTAATGCCCCGCTGGTGGCAGTCATCCAGCAGCTCCATGGTCAACTGCCGCCGGGAGGGATGCAGTGAAAATGCGCCGATCTTTTCGGCGAACTCCACGTTCACGTGAAGCACGCCCTCCGGAATGCATCCCACCCTTATATGCGGATCATAGCTCTGGATCATCTGCAACTCAATGAAGTTCCGGGAACAGACGAGGAAATGTTTATGGCTCCATTTTCCCGAGAAAATCGCCTGGTGGATTTCCCGCACCACCTGGGACGCAAGCCAGGATCCCTGCATTTCGATGGCAAGACCGGTCCTGCCGTCAATGCGTCCGATGACATCGGAAAGCGGCACAGGGCTTTTTCCGCCAAAAGGATTTGCGCTTTCCAAGGATTTTTGATTGATTTCTTTGTTTACAGACGGATACGCTTCATTATTTCCGGAGCACAGCACCGCGGCGCCGTTTTCAGCTCGCACCTCCACGTACACCCAGTCAACACCGCAGGCGATTGCGTTTCGGATGGAGTCGAGGGAATGCGCTTCCCCCTCCCCGCAATGCCCGAAATATTGCATTCCCGCCATGGTGCCTCCCGTTAAAAACGGCCCGTCACGATTTCAAAAAATACAAATTCAATGTTATTAATGAATGAGAAATTGGTTCCGAAATAATTCGTACGGCATTGCTGAATGGCACAGTTCACGCGCTCGGCAGCGGGCACGGTGTTCTTCAATTCGCCGATAACAATTTTCTTGCATCTTTTTCGCAATCCTCTAAAATCTTTCCCTTACTTTTAGTAAAACACATTTTACAGGAGTTTTCACATGACAGGCTCCGCATTAAATCACCATCCTTCATTCCGCGTCCTTATCGTTGAGGACGATCCGCAGATCAGCGAGCTTATCGCGCTCACGCTCAGGGACCCGGCCTTTGCCTTGACAACGGCGGAAACCGGCGCGGCCGCGCTCGAGGCGCTCTCCCGCGAAACGCCCGACCTGGTGGTGCTCGACATCCTGATACCCGACCCTGACGGTTGGAAGGTGTACGAGCATATCCGCGGCGATCCCGCGCTTTCCAGGACGAGCGTCATCATCCTCACCGCGCTGCAGGTGCGGCCGGAGGTGCTGGCCGGCAAACGGCTGCGGGCCCAGGACCGGTTCATGAAGAAACCGTTCGACCTTGATGATTTGCGGTCAATCGTCAAGGCGCTGCTCGCCGTCGCGCCGTTCAGCGGCGCGTGAATATAGCACCGGAAGGATTCCCGAAAAAAAAAGAAGACAGGCACGGAGGTTGCAAAGGTTTGGCATGCCTGCCCTCTTTTCACACTGGATATCTGCAGCCGGACCCGCACCACCCGCGGACCCGAGGAGCATTCTCAGCAATTCTGGAACAACGGTTCGCAATGACGGTGATCGAACCTCGAACGCGAATACTGCGGATACATCACGAACAGATTGCCGGGATTGTCGCCGATTTCCACCGGCACGTCCGTGATCACGGCCTGCGCGTATCCTTCACTCTCCGCGACGAGCGAATACACGGCGGGCGGCACATTGACAAGCACGAAATTTCCGCTCTCGTCGGTATAGGTGCTTCGGCCGGTTTCGCGTATCCATACCCTGCCGTTGAGGATGCCGTGGCCATCCAAGTCCACAACCCTGCCGCGCACGTGTCCCAAGCACGGGTCCATGCACCTTCTGCCGCCGATCAGGTCGGCATTCATCTTCACAACGGGACGATAAACCATGGGTGCCTCCTTTTCCTGTTTTCTTCACATGATAAAAATGCACCGTCAGAATTAGGCGGTTCTAAGGGTTTCATGAGAAATTCGTAAGAACCGCCATGCAACCACAACGGCTTGTATCATATCAATCCCCGGCTGCGGCAGAAATCCATGTCCCTCTATAAAAACGGCGCGCTGTGATGCGCAGGAAAATAGTCCTTTGGGGCACAAAGGCCGACCGCGTCACGCAACGCGCCGCATAAATCCGTTTTGTCAAAGAGACGTTTTTATGAATATCGCCGGAAAATGCCGAGCCGCACCGTCTCGACGGAGGCCCCGGTCCTGATCGTGGCGACATACAGGCCGTTCGCCACGCCTTCCCGCGCATAATTCCAGGTGAATTGGTTTTTTTCCGAGGCGGAGAAAACGCGCACCGTGCGGCCGCGCATGTCCGAAATCCTGAGCGAGACGGGTCCGGTCACCGGCCCGTCAACACTGATGACGCACGACGCGGGGCCGTAACGCAACCTGAAAGGGCGGTTTGCGGCCGGCCTGCCTTCCCTTCCGTCAAGTACCAGCGTCGCCGCAAACGGCGCAATGGCAAAATCGCCGCCGTAATTGACAACCGCCCATGCGGCCTGGGTGACGGTGTCTACGCCGTACGATCCAAGGGAATCAGCCGCTTGCGTATCGCCGATGATGCCGAATTTCCACGGCGCGGCGGCAAACGCATGAATGCAGAATGGAATTATTGCGCACGATAACACTGAATGGATAAATGCTTTTTTATAATCATGGCTCCATGATGATAAAGTGCAATTAATCAATCGGCAATGAGATGACATTCTTTGTTGTGAAATTTGTTTCCAATTGGACGCCGCGGTCCCGGCCGGCCCGCAACCTACCGCCTGCCTTTTGCAACCGGTCTACGAGGACCGGCGTTTCTTTTTTCGGCGACCGACGCGGTTTCCATCAAGACGGGCGTTTTTGCGGCCGTCTCGACCGAAACGATCTCCCTTTCCGCGCGCAGCCAATCATCAATTTCACGGCCACTGTCCCCGCCGCGCTCCAGGAAGTAAAAATAGGCGCGCTCTTGGATCTTTTGTTGTAATTCAGCCATTCCCTCCTCCTTTCTTGGTTTCATAAATGGAATAGGCAAAACGTTCAAGTCGGCATTTGCAACAAGCACGCTAAAAATTAACCGGACTCTGTTAATGTTTTTTATTGAATTGATTAGAAATTCATCAGAGGGTTTTATACCTATTCACGTAGGCAGGGATAATGATAGAACATATGGCGGAACGTATGATTTTTTTATGGGGCGGGCGCGACATCGATTTCGAGCCGAGGCGGCGCAAGACTACAGCCTCGTAAAAAGCATGCTCATGCGCGGCATGAATTGCATGCGCATCAACTGCGCCCACGACAGCGTCGAAACGTGGAG from Chitinivibrionales bacterium includes the following:
- the pstA gene encoding phosphate ABC transporter permease PstA, which encodes MTLGKKAAGAGIVALTGLCAFGIIAVVFFVMGTIVIGGHRMMTWTFLTAAPAQGMTAGGIFPAIVGTFFLVLIMSIVGVPVGTVTAIYLAEYVKQGSWIAKSIRFAVNTLAGIPSIVFGLFGLGFFIQFVGRNMDRLFTPQGQLVWGQPCILWASLTMALLTLPVVIVSVEEAVKAVPRDLREASLALGATKWETILRIVLPNSITGMLTGGILAVSRGAGEVAPILFTGAAYFLPHLPTKLSDQFMELGYHVYIMSTQSTNVDQTAGIQYATTLVLLLLTFLLNFSAIYLRYWMRRRNLQ
- a CDS encoding DUF2934 domain-containing protein; this translates as MAELQQKIQERAYFYFLERGGDSGREIDDWLRAEREIVSVETAAKTPVLMETASVAEKRNAGPRRPVAKGRR
- a CDS encoding response regulator; this translates as MTGSALNHHPSFRVLIVEDDPQISELIALTLRDPAFALTTAETGAAALEALSRETPDLVVLDILIPDPDGWKVYEHIRGDPALSRTSVIILTALQVRPEVLAGKRLRAQDRFMKKPFDLDDLRSIVKALLAVAPFSGA
- a CDS encoding carboxypeptidase-like regulatory domain-containing protein, with translation MVYRPVVKMNADLIGGRRCMDPCLGHVRGRVVDLDGHGILNGRVWIRETGRSTYTDESGNFVLVNVPPAVYSLVAESEGYAQAVITDVPVEIGDNPGNLFVMYPQYSRSRFDHRHCEPLFQNC
- a CDS encoding glycerophosphodiester phosphodiesterase — its product is MAGMQYFGHCGEGEAHSLDSIRNAIACGVDWVYVEVRAENGAAVLCSGNNEAYPSVNKEINQKSLESANPFGGKSPVPLSDVIGRIDGRTGLAIEMQGSWLASQVVREIHQAIFSGKWSHKHFLVCSRNFIELQMIQSYDPHIRVGCIPEGVLHVNVEFAEKIGAFSLHPSRRQLTMELLDDCHQRGIKVVVPDVNAVEDYYLLEAMGVDGVVSRYPEKIMTWRYINNMPDSLLMKS
- the pstC gene encoding phosphate ABC transporter permease subunit PstC; this encodes MAGTDTMTRTLRTRPRIRPLEFAAEKLLAAVAFVSIFFIILILIFVFRESLPLVLGTASDDIGKVTLKKIFDAAWMPVSNNPRYGIISLIVGSIKVTLVSMGFAFPVAILAALFTSTFAPKWAKEIMKPVIEILAGFPSVVIGFFALTVLASFFQSVFHLHYRLNAFTGGIALSLAVIPIIYTVAEDSINVLPKTMREASYALGASKWETSLYVLLPAATPGIFAAFLLGLGRAFGETMIVLMATGNAALLSPNLFEPVRTMSATIGAEMAEVVFGDAHYNVLFFIGVCLFIFSFSLNAVAELVVRQRLMKRFRGSAS
- a CDS encoding phosphate ABC transporter substrate-binding protein; translation: MKHLTKTVLVASLCLVGAVGIIAAAGKKVITVKGSDTMVILAQRWAEEYMAKHPDVTVQVTGGGSGVGLSALINGTTDIADASRPIKNSEVEKIKARFNALSFETKAAKDGITLYLNEANGVSELTIAQIKAIYLGEVTNWKDVGGEDAKIVLYGRENSSGTYVYFRDNVLDGKDYSPTMQSLPGTAAVVNAVAKDKEGIGYGGAAYAKGVKVLKVKKDANSQAYEPTPETIKADQYPITRYLYMYTRARPVGDVKNFIDWTLGDEGQAIVTKVGYFPVK